From a single Candidatus Brevundimonas phytovorans genomic region:
- a CDS encoding cupin domain-containing protein — MPKIDIETAPTGHGTGYPEEFAAPCKSRRRWRLGDAVGLDQFGVNLLRLPAGAWSSQRHWHAAEDEFVWVVEGEVVLVEEDGETVLRPGDCAGFKAGVANGHKIENRSDREAVLLEVGSRRPAEDACDYPDIDMILPKGADRYFHRDGTPYPKTPRRT; from the coding sequence GTGCCGAAGATCGACATCGAAACTGCGCCGACCGGGCATGGCACCGGCTACCCCGAAGAATTCGCCGCCCCGTGCAAGTCGCGGCGGCGCTGGCGGCTGGGCGACGCGGTCGGCCTGGACCAGTTCGGGGTCAACCTGTTGCGCCTGCCCGCCGGGGCCTGGTCCAGCCAGCGCCACTGGCACGCGGCCGAGGACGAGTTCGTCTGGGTGGTCGAGGGCGAGGTGGTCCTGGTCGAAGAGGACGGCGAGACGGTGCTGCGCCCCGGCGACTGCGCCGGCTTCAAAGCGGGCGTCGCCAACGGCCACAAGATTGAAAACCGCAGCGACCGTGAGGCGGTGCTGCTGGAGGTGGGGTCGCGCCGCCCGGCTGAGGACGCCTGCGACTATCCCGATATCGACATGATCCTGCCAAAGGGCGCCGACCGCTATTTCCATCGCGACGGAACCCCCTATCCGAAGACGCCCCGAAGAACGTGA
- a CDS encoding 2'-deoxycytidine 5'-triphosphate deaminase, translated as MSIFEIPAQPGILPYQSIETLIATGAIRSDTPFDHDQVQPASLDLRLSNQAWRVRASFLPGQRKVEDRIKDVAMHAVDLSGGVVLEKGCVYIARLQERLTLPRGLNARANPKSSTGRVDVFVRLLTDQGGSFDDVDEGYDGPLYLEIAPQTFSILVQPGTRLNQLRLKAGDPPKLETRSVGVDLEAGEHGVVGFRGRRHAGVVNMDHIDGHDPRDFWEPLTLRRGELLLDPGEFYILASREAVEIPVDQAAEMTPIDPSVGEFRVHYAGFFDPGFGTDEAHGAGSKGVLEVRTHDTPFLLEHGQIVARLVYEPLTERPSRLYGEGGSHYQSQGLKLSKHFRPWG; from the coding sequence ATGAGCATCTTCGAGATTCCCGCCCAGCCCGGCATTCTGCCCTATCAGAGCATCGAGACCCTGATCGCCACAGGCGCGATCCGGTCCGACACCCCCTTCGATCATGATCAGGTGCAGCCGGCCAGCCTGGACCTGCGCCTGTCGAACCAGGCCTGGCGCGTGCGCGCCTCCTTCCTGCCCGGTCAGCGCAAGGTCGAGGACCGGATCAAGGACGTGGCCATGCACGCGGTCGACCTGTCGGGCGGCGTGGTGCTGGAAAAGGGCTGCGTCTATATCGCCCGCCTGCAGGAGCGCCTGACCCTACCGCGCGGCCTGAACGCCCGCGCCAACCCCAAGAGCTCGACCGGCCGCGTGGACGTCTTCGTCCGCCTGCTGACCGATCAGGGCGGCAGCTTCGACGACGTGGACGAGGGCTATGACGGCCCCCTCTACCTCGAAATCGCGCCCCAGACCTTCTCCATCCTGGTCCAGCCCGGCACCCGCCTGAACCAGCTGCGCCTCAAGGCTGGCGATCCGCCCAAACTGGAAACCCGCAGCGTCGGCGTCGATCTGGAAGCGGGCGAGCACGGCGTCGTCGGCTTCCGCGGCCGTCGCCACGCCGGGGTCGTCAACATGGATCACATCGACGGTCACGACCCGCGCGACTTCTGGGAGCCGCTGACGCTCCGTCGCGGCGAACTGCTGCTCGATCCGGGCGAGTTCTACATCCTGGCCTCGCGCGAAGCGGTCGAGATCCCGGTCGATCAGGCCGCCGAGATGACCCCGATCGACCCCTCGGTCGGCGAGTTCCGCGTCCACTACGCCGGCTTCTTCGACCCCGGCTTCGGCACGGACGAGGCCCACGGCGCTGGGTCCAAGGGCGTGCTGGAGGTTCGCACCCACGACACCCCCTTCCTGCTGGAACACGGCCAGATCGTCGCCCGCCTGGTCTATGAGCCGCTGACGGAACGCCCGTCGCGCCTCTATGGCGAAGGCGGCAGCCATTACCAGAGCCAGGGCCTGAAGCTGTCGAAACACTTCCGCCCCTGGGGCTAA
- a CDS encoding ABC transporter permease, translated as MKTDLASTRPTQSPGGLPQPRRYDGINWVGLRTLYLREVRRFWKVGAQTVAAPVVTTLLYMMVFVVALKGARPPLHGTPFAEFVAPGLIMMAILQNAFANASSSLIQAKIMGTATDFLTPPLSPLELTIGFTLGAATRGVAVGLVTALCVMPFARLGVANIALIVWFGLIASLLMGMTGVLAGLWSEKFDHLSAVQNFVVMPMTFLSGTFYLIDSLPEPFASISRFNPFFYLIDGFRAGFIGHAEGNLMIGVVMSAVLTVLMGAACWLVFRSGWRLKS; from the coding sequence ATGAAGACCGATCTCGCCTCTACTCGCCCCACGCAAAGCCCTGGCGGCCTGCCCCAGCCGCGTCGCTACGACGGCATCAACTGGGTGGGTCTGCGTACGCTCTACCTGCGCGAAGTGCGCCGTTTCTGGAAGGTGGGGGCCCAGACGGTGGCCGCGCCGGTGGTGACGACCCTGCTCTACATGATGGTCTTCGTGGTGGCGCTGAAGGGCGCGCGGCCGCCGTTGCACGGCACCCCCTTCGCCGAGTTCGTGGCCCCGGGCCTGATCATGATGGCCATTCTTCAGAACGCCTTCGCCAACGCCTCGTCCAGCCTGATCCAGGCCAAGATCATGGGCACGGCCACCGACTTCCTGACGCCGCCGCTCAGCCCGCTGGAGCTGACCATCGGCTTTACCCTGGGCGCGGCGACGCGCGGGGTGGCGGTCGGTCTGGTGACGGCCCTGTGCGTCATGCCCTTCGCCAGGCTGGGAGTGGCCAACATCGCCCTGATCGTCTGGTTCGGCCTGATCGCCTCGCTGCTGATGGGGATGACGGGCGTGCTGGCGGGCCTGTGGTCCGAGAAGTTCGACCACCTGTCGGCGGTGCAGAACTTCGTGGTCATGCCGATGACCTTCCTGTCGGGCACCTTCTACCTGATCGACAGCCTGCCGGAGCCCTTCGCCAGCATCAGCCGCTTCAACCCCTTCTTCTACCTGATCGACGGTTTCCGGGCCGGCTTCATCGGTCACGCCGAGGGCAATCTGATGATCGGCGTGGTCATGAGCGCCGTGCTGACGGTGCTGATGGGCGCGGCCTGCTGGCTGGTGTTCCGCTCGGGCTGGCGCCTGAAGAGCTGA
- the apaG gene encoding Co2+/Mg2+ efflux protein ApaG, with product MHAPPAYTAETEGVVVRVRPSYLAAQSDPAAGRWVWAYQIEIVNLTGSPVQLVARRWTITDAYGHVEEVRGQGVVGEQPVIEAGDSYSYASGCPLGASSGSMVGAYYMTDAEGRMFEAAIPAFSLDVPDTRRTLN from the coding sequence ATGCACGCCCCTCCTGCCTATACCGCCGAAACCGAAGGCGTCGTCGTTCGCGTCCGTCCCTCCTATCTGGCGGCCCAGTCGGACCCGGCGGCGGGACGCTGGGTCTGGGCCTATCAGATCGAGATCGTCAACCTGACCGGATCGCCGGTGCAGTTGGTGGCGCGGCGCTGGACCATCACCGACGCCTACGGCCATGTCGAAGAAGTGCGCGGCCAGGGCGTGGTCGGCGAGCAGCCGGTGATCGAGGCTGGCGACAGCTATTCCTACGCCTCGGGCTGTCCGCTGGGCGCGTCGTCCGGGTCCATGGTCGGGGCCTATTACATGACCGACGCCGAGGGCCGGATGTTCGAGGCGGCCATCCCGGCGTTTAGTCTGGATGTGCCGGATACGCGGCGGACGCTGAACTAA
- a CDS encoding RidA family protein — MITRIQPGARMSEAVIHGNTVYLAGQVGEPGDDVTAQTRTTLAEIDALLAQAGTDKSKILMATIWLADIADFEAMNAVWDAWVDTANPPARATSEGKLASPEYLVEIIVVAAV; from the coding sequence ATGATCACCCGCATTCAGCCCGGCGCCCGCATGAGCGAGGCCGTCATCCACGGGAACACCGTCTATCTGGCCGGTCAGGTCGGCGAGCCGGGCGACGACGTCACGGCCCAGACCAGGACGACCCTGGCCGAGATCGACGCCCTGCTGGCCCAGGCCGGCACGGACAAGTCCAAGATCCTGATGGCCACCATCTGGCTGGCCGACATCGCCGACTTCGAGGCCATGAACGCCGTCTGGGACGCCTGGGTCGACACGGCCAATCCGCCGGCCCGCGCCACCAGCGAAGGCAAGCTGGCCTCGCCCGAATACCTGGTCGAGATCATCGTCGTGGCGGCGGTCTGA
- a CDS encoding GcrA family cell cycle regulator — protein sequence MTAASWTEDRVGALKKLWLEGQSASQIAKTLGGGVTRNAVIGKVHRLGLSGRAAPSQPARTTFRAAARPRPAAPAAPVQAPSAPRRIEAAAPRPVMAVQPSAPAPMPELPGTATVMTLGAHMCKWPIGDPSSREFSFCGRRATENVYCGEHARVAYQPQVRRGATKDGATELARSLRRYI from the coding sequence ATGACCGCAGCAAGCTGGACTGAAGACCGCGTCGGCGCGTTGAAGAAGCTCTGGCTGGAAGGCCAGTCGGCCAGCCAGATCGCCAAGACCCTCGGCGGCGGCGTGACCCGCAACGCCGTGATCGGCAAGGTGCACCGCCTGGGCCTGTCGGGCCGCGCCGCGCCGTCGCAACCGGCGCGCACCACCTTCCGCGCCGCCGCCCGTCCGCGCCCCGCCGCGCCGGCCGCGCCGGTTCAGGCCCCCTCGGCCCCGCGCCGCATCGAGGCCGCCGCCCCGCGTCCGGTCATGGCCGTCCAGCCTTCGGCCCCCGCCCCCATGCCGGAACTGCCCGGCACGGCCACGGTGATGACCCTCGGCGCCCATATGTGCAAATGGCCGATCGGCGACCCCTCGTCGCGCGAGTTCAGCTTCTGCGGCCGCCGCGCCACGGAAAACGTCTATTGCGGCGAACACGCCCGCGTCGCCTACCAGCCGCAAGTCCGCCGCGGCGCCACCAAGGACGGCGCCACCGAACTGGCGCGTTCGCTTCGCCGCTATATCTAA
- a CDS encoding M20/M25/M40 family metallo-hydrolase: MLFRSVLASAVAAAALLSTPALAQDAEALKAQVGAYVQPSNAERMNVLVAQLRAAGFNPTVETFEGGGRAGPMQGSNVVVTIGDGPREILLTAHYDAVKLRDGTMSQGVVDNAGSVVALIEAAKILRDKPLTHRVRVIFFDQEELGLIGARKWIEAHGVANVAAVVNSDVAAYGDTLMYGQNNGAQSAFVTRATQEVCAERALPCVGFPEYPPSDDRAFSAAGAPVVSLGFQDQVGAHQMWLAFNGGKENGLAEGFVPQVFRVIHSKDDAIEAVDGATIALAGATYAALIQKLDAQLR, translated from the coding sequence ATGCTGTTTCGATCCGTTCTCGCCTCGGCCGTCGCCGCCGCTGCGCTTCTGTCCACGCCGGCTTTGGCGCAGGATGCGGAAGCCTTGAAGGCCCAGGTCGGCGCCTACGTCCAGCCGTCCAACGCCGAGCGGATGAACGTCCTGGTGGCTCAACTGCGCGCCGCCGGCTTCAACCCGACCGTCGAGACCTTCGAGGGCGGCGGTCGCGCCGGGCCGATGCAGGGTTCGAACGTGGTCGTCACGATCGGCGACGGCCCCAGGGAAATTTTGCTGACGGCCCACTATGACGCGGTGAAGCTTCGCGACGGGACCATGTCCCAGGGCGTGGTCGACAACGCCGGGTCGGTGGTGGCCCTGATCGAAGCGGCCAAGATCCTGCGCGACAAGCCTCTGACCCACCGCGTCCGCGTCATCTTCTTCGACCAGGAAGAGCTGGGCCTGATCGGCGCCAGGAAGTGGATCGAGGCGCACGGCGTGGCCAATGTCGCCGCCGTGGTGAACTCCGATGTCGCCGCCTATGGCGACACCCTGATGTACGGCCAGAACAACGGGGCGCAGTCGGCCTTCGTCACCCGCGCGACCCAGGAAGTGTGCGCCGAGCGCGCCCTGCCATGCGTCGGCTTCCCCGAGTATCCGCCGTCCGACGACCGCGCCTTCTCGGCGGCAGGCGCGCCGGTGGTGTCGCTAGGCTTCCAGGATCAGGTCGGCGCCCACCAGATGTGGCTGGCCTTCAACGGCGGCAAGGAAAATGGTCTGGCCGAGGGCTTCGTGCCGCAAGTCTTCCGCGTCATCCACTCCAAGGACGACGCCATTGAGGCGGTCGATGGCGCAACTATCGCCCTGGCCGGCGCCACTTACGCCGCCCTGATCCAGAAGCTGGACGCACAACTGCGCTGA
- a CDS encoding SRPBCC domain-containing protein, with protein sequence MDTTRIEKRIGVRAPSDRIWEILSDLENWHTWNPYETGVTGALAFGAGISLTEALPGMAERQVQARLGDWQPYSQLVWAEKRGWLFNAIRYYEIEELERGNCIVSNGVIFSGLRGELFHDKHRSRIRGAYEDISEALRRAAEG encoded by the coding sequence ATGGACACGACCCGTATCGAGAAGCGTATCGGCGTGCGCGCGCCGTCGGACCGCATCTGGGAGATCCTGTCGGATCTCGAGAACTGGCACACCTGGAACCCCTATGAGACCGGGGTGACGGGGGCCCTGGCCTTTGGCGCCGGCATCAGCCTGACCGAGGCCCTGCCCGGCATGGCCGAGCGTCAGGTCCAGGCCCGCCTCGGCGACTGGCAGCCCTATTCCCAACTGGTCTGGGCCGAAAAGCGCGGCTGGCTGTTCAACGCCATCCGCTATTACGAGATCGAGGAGTTGGAGCGCGGCAACTGCATCGTCTCCAACGGCGTCATCTTCTCGGGTCTCAGGGGCGAGCTGTTCCACGACAAGCACCGCAGCAGGATTCGCGGCGCCTATGAGGATATCAGCGAGGCCCTGAGGCGCGCCGCCGAGGGCTGA
- a CDS encoding aspartate aminotransferase family protein, whose product MGVYNRAPLEVERGQGVRLWSTDGTEYLDCVSGISTNALGHAHPRLVQAVKDQAEKLWHVSNIFKIPGQDALADALCEKSFADVVFFTNSGTEAVECALKTARKFHSTNGQPERIDIYGFDGSFHGRTYGAINAAANPSYTEGFGPKMEGFHQLKWGDHDAIKAAIANPTTAAIIVEPVQGEGGCRAMPEQCLRGLRDLCDAHGVLIIFDEVQCGMGRTGKLWAHEWAGMTPDIMAIAKALGGGFPIGACLSTAEAAKGMTPGAHGSTFGGNPLAMAVGRAAFAEVSSDAILANVNEIAGYLKQQLHGLAERFPDVIVEVRGKGLLLGVKLVPNNRDFMGWARDEARLLVAGGGDNLVRILPPLNITLEEAREAVEKFETACEFARTKLAA is encoded by the coding sequence ATGGGTGTCTATAATCGCGCGCCGCTGGAAGTGGAGCGCGGCCAGGGCGTCCGCCTGTGGTCCACTGATGGGACCGAATATCTGGACTGCGTCTCGGGCATCTCGACCAACGCCCTGGGCCACGCCCACCCCAGGCTGGTGCAGGCGGTCAAGGATCAGGCCGAGAAGCTGTGGCACGTCTCCAACATCTTCAAGATTCCGGGTCAGGACGCCCTGGCGGACGCCCTGTGCGAAAAGTCGTTCGCCGACGTGGTCTTCTTCACCAACTCGGGCACCGAGGCGGTCGAGTGCGCGCTGAAGACGGCGCGCAAGTTCCACTCGACCAACGGCCAGCCGGAACGCATCGACATCTACGGCTTTGACGGGTCCTTCCACGGCCGCACCTATGGCGCGATCAACGCCGCCGCCAACCCCAGCTACACTGAGGGCTTCGGGCCCAAGATGGAAGGCTTCCATCAGCTGAAGTGGGGCGACCACGACGCCATCAAGGCCGCTATCGCCAACCCGACCACCGCCGCCATCATCGTAGAGCCGGTGCAGGGCGAGGGCGGCTGCCGCGCCATGCCGGAACAGTGCCTGCGCGGCCTGCGCGACCTGTGCGACGCGCATGGCGTCCTGATCATCTTCGACGAGGTCCAGTGCGGCATGGGCCGAACCGGCAAGCTGTGGGCCCACGAATGGGCCGGCATGACCCCGGACATCATGGCCATCGCCAAGGCTCTGGGCGGCGGCTTCCCCATCGGCGCCTGCCTGTCCACGGCCGAAGCGGCCAAGGGCATGACGCCCGGCGCCCACGGCTCGACCTTCGGCGGCAACCCCCTGGCCATGGCGGTCGGTCGGGCCGCCTTCGCCGAGGTGTCGTCGGACGCCATCCTCGCCAACGTCAACGAGATCGCCGGCTATCTGAAGCAGCAGCTGCACGGCCTGGCCGAACGCTTCCCCGATGTGATCGTCGAGGTGCGCGGCAAGGGTCTTCTGCTGGGCGTGAAGCTGGTTCCCAACAACCGCGACTTCATGGGCTGGGCCCGCGACGAGGCCAGGCTGCTGGTCGCCGGCGGCGGCGACAACCTGGTCCGCATCCTGCCGCCGCTGAACATCACCCTCGAAGAGGCCCGCGAGGCGGTCGAGAAGTTCGAAACGGCCTGCGAGTTCGCCCGCACCAAGCTGGCGGCCTAG
- the dapE gene encoding succinyl-diaminopimelate desuccinylase, whose translation MSAASHSVIDPVELTRDLIRIPSVTPADEGAMDVLERTLTGLGFTCRRMVFEGPTGVGHDARIENLYARRGTASPNLCFAGHTDVVPTGDLAAWTAAPFEGETRDGILYGRGAVDMKGGIAAWVAAVSRILAHYAEEGGEVPGSLSFLITGDEEGPALHGTKRVVEALMAEGEVIDACVVGEPSSAHHLGDMIKVGRRGSLNTWITVHGKQGHVAYPDRAANPAPVVAKLLTRLDAHILDEGFPEFPPSNLEITTIDVGNPATNIIPAEAKARLNIRFNPTHTGDGLIDWLNREAGALQAETGLRIELEHMCSGEAFLTEPGVFISAVQDAVEATLGRRPEASTTGGTSDARFIRSLCPVLELGLVGQTMHQIDERVPEAELRALTDAYQAVIATVFERL comes from the coding sequence ATGAGCGCCGCATCACATTCCGTCATCGATCCTGTCGAACTGACCCGCGACCTGATCCGCATTCCCTCCGTCACCCCCGCCGACGAGGGGGCGATGGACGTTCTGGAACGCACCCTGACCGGCCTTGGCTTCACCTGCCGCCGCATGGTGTTCGAGGGGCCGACCGGCGTGGGTCACGACGCCCGCATCGAGAACCTCTACGCCCGACGCGGCACGGCCTCGCCCAACCTCTGCTTTGCGGGCCACACCGACGTGGTGCCGACCGGCGACCTCGCCGCCTGGACCGCCGCCCCCTTCGAGGGCGAGACCCGCGACGGCATACTCTATGGCCGCGGCGCCGTGGACATGAAGGGCGGCATCGCCGCCTGGGTCGCCGCCGTCTCGCGCATTCTGGCGCATTACGCCGAAGAGGGGGGCGAGGTCCCCGGCTCCCTCTCCTTCCTGATCACCGGCGACGAGGAAGGCCCGGCCCTGCACGGCACCAAGCGGGTGGTCGAGGCCCTGATGGCCGAGGGCGAGGTCATCGACGCCTGCGTGGTCGGCGAGCCCTCGTCGGCCCACCACCTGGGCGACATGATCAAGGTCGGACGGCGCGGCTCGCTGAACACCTGGATCACTGTCCACGGCAAGCAGGGTCACGTCGCCTATCCCGACCGCGCCGCCAATCCGGCGCCGGTCGTGGCGAAATTGCTGACGCGCCTCGACGCTCACATTCTGGATGAGGGTTTCCCGGAGTTCCCGCCGTCCAACCTCGAGATCACCACCATCGACGTGGGCAATCCGGCGACCAACATCATCCCCGCCGAGGCGAAGGCGCGGCTCAACATCCGCTTCAACCCGACCCACACCGGCGACGGCCTGATCGACTGGCTGAACCGCGAGGCCGGCGCCCTTCAGGCCGAAACCGGCCTGCGCATCGAACTGGAGCATATGTGCTCGGGCGAGGCCTTCCTGACCGAGCCGGGCGTCTTCATCAGCGCCGTGCAGGACGCGGTGGAGGCGACGCTCGGCCGGCGTCCCGAGGCCTCGACCACCGGCGGCACCTCGGACGCCCGCTTCATCCGGTCCCTGTGCCCGGTGCTGGAACTGGGTCTGGTCGGCCAGACCATGCACCAGATCGACGAACGCGTGCCCGAGGCCGAACTGCGCGCCCTGACCGACGCCTATCAGGCGGTCATCGCCACCGTGTTCGAACGCCTCTGA
- a CDS encoding MFS transporter: MTTDSIDAAPTVPPQPPLPPDSHDGGPSSPHSSPWAIRDFRLLWLGRVAAVLGIQIQSSALLWQVYEIARRDHPIAEASLYLGLVGLCQFLPLLAFTLPAGAMADRRDRKHTVTLSIVVESLCALAFLAMALHGSPPLWGLLAVAAVFGAARAFLAPASQAFLPMVVGRKALPPAIAAQSIAFQTGAIAGPALGGVIVGFAVPWAYASAMALFFVAIACFLLIRTSGKPKFVETGVGPLELVKEGLSYVWKTKIVLGAISLDLVVVLLAGVALLTPIFARDILHVGPQGFGLLRASFGVGALLVALYLSRFPIVKHGGRWMFAAVAVFGLSTLTFGLSHWVWLSALALFIGGGADMISVNIRQTLIQLATPDHMRGRVSSVSMLFIGASNELGEAYSGVMVRLLGPVGAAVFGGVGALAATGIWAKVFPSLRKANRLT, encoded by the coding sequence GTGACCACAGACAGTATCGACGCCGCCCCGACGGTTCCGCCCCAGCCGCCCCTGCCGCCTGACTCGCACGATGGCGGGCCGTCCAGTCCCCATTCCAGTCCCTGGGCTATTCGCGATTTCCGCCTGCTCTGGCTGGGCCGGGTGGCGGCGGTTCTGGGCATCCAGATCCAGTCTTCGGCCCTATTGTGGCAGGTCTATGAGATCGCCCGGCGTGACCATCCGATCGCGGAGGCCAGCCTCTATCTGGGGCTGGTGGGCCTGTGTCAGTTCCTGCCGCTGCTGGCCTTCACCCTGCCCGCCGGGGCCATGGCCGACCGGCGCGACCGCAAGCACACCGTGACCCTGTCCATCGTGGTCGAGAGCCTGTGCGCCTTGGCCTTCCTCGCCATGGCCCTGCACGGCTCGCCGCCGCTGTGGGGGCTGCTGGCGGTGGCGGCTGTGTTCGGCGCAGCGCGGGCCTTCCTCGCCCCGGCCAGCCAGGCCTTCCTGCCGATGGTAGTGGGGCGCAAGGCCCTGCCGCCCGCCATCGCGGCCCAGTCCATCGCCTTCCAGACCGGGGCCATCGCCGGGCCGGCGCTCGGCGGGGTCATCGTCGGCTTCGCTGTGCCCTGGGCCTATGCCTCGGCCATGGCGCTGTTCTTCGTCGCCATCGCCTGCTTCCTGCTGATCCGCACCTCGGGCAAGCCAAAATTCGTCGAGACGGGCGTGGGGCCGCTGGAACTGGTCAAGGAGGGTCTGTCCTATGTCTGGAAGACCAAGATCGTCCTGGGCGCCATCTCGCTGGATCTGGTCGTCGTCCTGTTGGCGGGCGTGGCCCTGCTGACGCCGATCTTCGCGCGCGACATCCTGCATGTCGGGCCGCAAGGGTTCGGCCTGCTGCGGGCCTCGTTCGGGGTCGGGGCCCTGCTGGTGGCCCTCTATCTGAGCCGCTTCCCCATCGTGAAGCATGGCGGGCGCTGGATGTTCGCGGCGGTGGCTGTGTTCGGCCTGTCCACGCTGACCTTCGGCCTGTCGCACTGGGTCTGGCTGAGCGCGCTGGCCCTCTTCATCGGCGGCGGGGCCGACATGATCAGCGTCAATATCCGCCAGACCTTGATCCAGCTGGCTACGCCCGATCACATGCGCGGGCGGGTGTCCTCGGTGTCCATGCTGTTCATCGGGGCCTCCAATGAACTGGGCGAGGCCTATTCGGGGGTCATGGTGAGGCTGCTCGGCCCGGTCGGGGCGGCGGTGTTCGGCGGGGTGGGGGCGCTGGCCGCGACGGGGATATGGGCGAAGGTCTTCCCCAGCCTGAGGAAGGCGAACCGGCTGACCTGA
- a CDS encoding pyridoxamine 5'-phosphate oxidase family protein, translated as MSQDLTPADAEAEFWKSLKHSNTGMLGLDRPGYHSQPMTAFREAETGTIWFFTRDDTDLARDAAAPGQSAMFSYGSKDQKLWACIHGALSVHGHDRAIIDRYWNPVLAAWYPEGKDDPKLTLLRFDADDGRVWVSDGGLFKFAWEIAKANVTKTLPDAGDVADVHLQ; from the coding sequence ATGAGCCAGGATCTGACCCCCGCCGACGCCGAAGCCGAATTCTGGAAAAGCCTGAAGCACAGCAATACCGGCATGCTGGGCCTGGACCGGCCCGGCTATCACAGCCAGCCGATGACCGCCTTTCGCGAGGCGGAGACCGGAACGATCTGGTTCTTCACCCGCGACGACACCGATCTGGCGCGCGACGCCGCCGCGCCGGGCCAGTCGGCCATGTTCAGCTATGGCTCGAAGGACCAGAAGCTCTGGGCCTGCATCCACGGCGCCCTGTCGGTGCACGGCCATGACCGCGCGATCATCGACCGCTACTGGAATCCGGTGCTCGCCGCCTGGTATCCCGAAGGCAAGGACGACCCGAAACTGACCCTGCTGCGCTTCGACGCCGACGACGGCCGGGTCTGGGTCAGCGACGGCGGCCTGTTCAAATTCGCCTGGGAGATCGCCAAGGCCAATGTCACCAAGACCCTGCCCGACGCCGGCGACGTCGCCGACGTCCATCTGCAATAG
- the argF gene encoding ornithine carbamoyltransferase: MVRHFLDIHRLDTADLRAILDDAHARKQARKGWPQGRPDADAPGQDRVLAMIFEKNSTRTRFSFDAAIRQLGGSAIIATAADMQLGRGEPVEDTAKVLSRMVDAVMIRANNHEDVERFARVSTVPVVNGLTDRSHPCQILADLLTIEEHLGPIEGKTVAWIGDGNNVCHSFMHAAAKFGFRLNVACPAEYHPDLRDLEKGGAHVHLTSDPREAVVGADVVVTDTWVSMGDQDYEARLAAFEPYTVDEALMELAKADAVFLHCLPAHRGEEVTDAVIDGPQSLIWDEAENRIHAQKAVLAWCFAGE, from the coding sequence ATGGTCCGTCACTTCCTCGACATCCACCGGCTGGACACGGCCGACCTGCGCGCCATTCTGGACGACGCCCACGCCCGCAAACAGGCGCGCAAGGGCTGGCCCCAGGGGCGTCCCGACGCTGACGCGCCGGGCCAGGATCGCGTCCTGGCCATGATCTTCGAGAAGAACTCGACGCGCACCCGTTTCAGCTTCGACGCGGCCATTCGTCAGCTGGGCGGCTCGGCCATCATCGCCACCGCCGCCGACATGCAACTGGGGCGCGGCGAGCCGGTCGAGGACACGGCCAAGGTGCTGTCGCGCATGGTCGACGCGGTGATGATCCGCGCCAACAACCATGAGGACGTCGAGCGCTTCGCCCGCGTCTCGACCGTGCCGGTGGTCAACGGGCTGACCGACCGCAGCCACCCGTGCCAGATCCTGGCCGACCTGCTGACGATCGAGGAGCATCTGGGCCCGATCGAAGGCAAGACCGTCGCCTGGATCGGCGACGGCAACAACGTCTGCCACAGCTTCATGCACGCAGCGGCCAAGTTCGGCTTCCGTCTGAACGTCGCCTGCCCGGCCGAGTATCATCCCGACCTGCGCGATCTGGAAAAGGGCGGCGCCCACGTCCACCTGACCAGCGACCCGCGCGAGGCCGTGGTCGGCGCCGATGTCGTCGTCACCGACACCTGGGTGTCGATGGGCGATCAGGACTATGAGGCGCGCCTGGCCGCCTTCGAGCCCTATACGGTCGACGAGGCCCTGATGGAGCTGGCCAAGGCCGACGCCGTCTTCCTGCACTGCCTGCCGGCCCACCGCGGCGAAGAGGTGACGGACGCCGTCATCGACGGCCCGCAGTCGCTGATTTGGGACGAGGCCGAGAACCGCATTCACGCCCAGAAGGCGGTCCTCGCCTGGTGTTTCGCAGGCGAGTGA
- the uraH gene encoding hydroxyisourate hydrolase: MNLRTLAVAAVALSACAFPAAAETISTHVLDLARGVGGRDVPVTLQIKSADGGWRDLATSRTDENGRVRSFGDAVQTEAATYRLVFDMSRYGAPETPPFFPEIDVVFQVVDPSVHYHVPVVVSPYGYSTYRGN, from the coding sequence ATGAACCTTCGCACCCTCGCCGTCGCGGCGGTCGCCCTGTCCGCCTGCGCCTTCCCCGCTGCGGCCGAGACCATCTCGACCCATGTGCTGGACCTGGCGCGCGGCGTCGGCGGTCGGGATGTGCCGGTCACCTTGCAGATCAAGTCGGCCGACGGCGGCTGGCGCGATCTGGCGACCAGCCGCACCGATGAGAACGGCCGGGTCCGCTCGTTCGGCGACGCCGTCCAGACCGAGGCGGCGACCTATCGCCTGGTGTTCGACATGTCGCGCTATGGCGCGCCGGAAACCCCGCCCTTCTTCCCCGAGATCGACGTGGTCTTCCAGGTGGTCGATCCCAGCGTCCACTATCACGTGCCGGTGGTGGTCAGCCCCTACGGCTACAGCACCTATCGCGGCAACTGA